The Paenibacillus dendritiformis region TTTCCTTGTCTTATGAATCTATTAAGTAGGTACATAAATGAGGAGGAAATCATACTATGGCATCCTATCAAAAAATGAGTGCCGTGCTGGCCGTATTATGCATGCTGGTCATGGTATCGCCGGCGGGCCAATATGCCGACCTGGTTACGCCTGCCGCGGCAGAGCAGAGGGACGGGGATGTTCAGATAAAGCTGGAGCAATTGGACAAGGAGATCTTGAGAAAGCTGGACAGCGTCTATCAGGAATTGTCAGGTTCTCCGAATACGAGAATGTCGTGGGAGAGTGTTAGCGAAGGGCCAAATGGACTGTACTTGCTAACGGATAAGGAAGGCAATCAGGCACAGGTGAAGCAGGAGACCGGGGAAGTATCCATGGCGGTCCTGTATTTGAAGGCGGAGCAAGTCGGCGAGGCATTAAGGTCGGCCGCTGCCAAGGCTGTGAAGGAGATCGAGCCGGCATGGAACGGCGCATTCGCTCAAGTGCAGCGTACCTATCACAAAGACCGCGAAGTATTCACCACCTTGAGCGGGGATTCCTTATCGGTAACTCTTGATGGCGGCAATGTATCAGGGATTAACTTCACTTGCACATACGCGAATATGCCTCAGGCGGTGAAAGAGGGAGCAGAGCGTCTGCTGCAAGTACTGGGTAACAAGTCCTTTTCTATACAGAAAGCGGTGATGTACTCTTCGCAAAATAAGCTGGAGTGGAGACTCGAGGCAAAGAATAATAGCAACAAAAAAAGTATTCTTATCCTGCTCAATGCCGTAACCGGCGAAGTGGACGGATATCATCAGTTCTAAAGTCCGTCGAATGCGCTGGCTGCCCCGTACTAACCGGACAAGGGGAACCGGCACACGAGGTCACGTTCAGGAAAAAAGGATGGCAACGGCTTCATCAATTCAATGAAAAAGAAGAATTCTATTAGCTCCGTATGGATACATAAGAAAAACAGGGTACGCATGCATTTGCTTTCCGGCAGGTGCGTGCTTTTTTATGAGAAAAAATTGAATAAATAAAAAACTATTCCAGTACCGCTCGTGTCTAAGAAATGAAATCACAGCATTACTGGAGGGGTTCAACATGAACACGTACAAAAAAATTATTGCGGCTCTAGCCGTATCCGGCATGATGCTTACCGCACTCGGACCTGTAGGGGCAATGGCAGGGGCCACCGCGTCTGCCGGCTGAGTTGCCCTTTCAGGAGTTGAGTGCTACGATGCAGAAACAGGCAATGGATGCGCTGCGAAATATCGACCCGGCCAAAACGTTCACGTTGGGCAAGGTGCAGCGCAGCGTATCGTTTTTCGGGACCGAGGATGATGGCATTATCTATACTTATGTCAACGGCGAGGATGCCAATGTCCAGTTTGCCAACGATAAGCAGACGTATGCCAGCGTCGATTATGACCCGGGGGCCGTCGATGTGAACCTGCGTCAGGCCGCTGCACGCGCAGTCAAGGATTTCTGCGGACGAGCGTTCCAGGCGAAGCAAATATCGCATACGCAAGGAGAAGGCCGGGATGTTTGGAGATTCGAGAGCGAAGCCACAAGCAAAGGCTCGATATCGGTAACGTTCGGTGGGTTTCCTTCTATTGAAGTCGAGCTGAATAAGAGCAAACAGGTGACGATGTTCCGCATCACGCCAGCCAAAGGCAGCAAGATGGACTAGCGCCAAAGCCGCCGTTCATCATGATATGATGCGAACCGATTACAATTTTTTCGCTTCAAAACTATTTGTGGCCTCCGCGCATCTAAGTGATGACCTGAAGGAGGAGGAATTATGGATCAGAAGATGCTGATTATCCGTGCGCAGCAAGGCGATACGAACAGCTTCGCGCTCGCGGTGCAGCAAATTCAAGACCGATCATTTCGCATCGCATACAGTTATTTGCATGATGAGGGCGCCAGTATGGACGCGGTGTGCGATGCCGTAGAGAAGGCGCTTATTAATATCAAAAAATTGAGAGACCCGGATAAATTCAATACATGGTTCACCCGAATCGTGATCAATCAATGCAAAATACATCTGCGGAAAACGAAGTCACTCATCTATACCGAGGATGAAGAGATGATGGGCTTCGCGGCGAGTCCGCTCACGGATGAAATGCTGGATCTGCATGCGATGTTGGACAAGCAGCCGCCATTGATTCGCATGCTTATCCAGATGAAATACGTGCAAGGATATACGCTGGAAGAAATCGCAGAGATGACAGATATGCCGCTCGGCACCGTAAAGACGAAAATCTACAATACGATCAAGTTATTCAAGCAGCAAATGGTTCCTGAAATAAAGGAGGCAGGATGTTAATGGAGTACAGGGACGAGGTGATTGAAAAGATGTTGGAAAACTTGACGGAAGTTCCTGTACCTGCTGAATTGTCACGACGCATTACGGAGCGCATCGACAAGACGGTGCGCCGCCGGGCAAGAACGAAGGTAATGCGCCGCAGTATAGGAGCGGTCGCTGCCGGCGTCCTGCTGTTCTCCGGCTCCATCATGCTATTGCCGTCCTTCGCCGCTTATGCGAAGCAGATTCCGGGGTTGGAGGCGGCCGTGCGATGGCTGGAAGGCGCCGGTGACTTTATCGGCATTCGCAATGCCAAGGAGCATGGATATATTCCGGCTCCGTCCTACCGCACGATGTGGGGGGAGCGCGAGGTGAGCGTCGACAACTTGTACTTGGAAGACGATCGGCTGTTCGTCACGATCACGATCAAGGGAGCGGACATTGCGGAAGCGAAGCGCAGCGGCCGGTTGGGGAACCAGTTGGAGGACTATGTAGCGACACTGCCGGACCTGGACAAAGAGCATTTCTGGGACGACAGCACCAGTACGACGACGTATCCGGTCGATAAGACGGAAGAGATGAGCAAGCGGGGACAGCAGTCGGATGATGTAGTCACGTGGACGTATGACAAGCCGC contains the following coding sequences:
- a CDS encoding sigma-70 family RNA polymerase sigma factor, which codes for MDQKMLIIRAQQGDTNSFALAVQQIQDRSFRIAYSYLHDEGASMDAVCDAVEKALINIKKLRDPDKFNTWFTRIVINQCKIHLRKTKSLIYTEDEEMMGFAASPLTDEMLDLHAMLDKQPPLIRMLIQMKYVQGYTLEEIAEMTDMPLGTVKTKIYNTIKLFKQQMVPEIKEAGC